In one Pseudomonas tensinigenes genomic region, the following are encoded:
- a CDS encoding heavy metal sensor histidine kinase has translation MKPSSLSMRLGLTVSVLGALLVVFLAILAYFALTHELNSLARDSLEKKMAQVEHSLSLYVDANEITGKPHILLDQVMGHDNLTLTIYDRLNLRSPLLKSGSGLTDPRVELKAVRATTDQLAYSDSLDAEGAKFLTVSKLIRLKDSSSVPVLLSVDNAHDEALLSAYLRSTLIALPLLLVFIGLTAWGAVQRGLAPLREFRKVAAMVSTQDLEHRLSVVNMPQELSELAQGINFMLHRLDAGVQQLSQFSDDLAHELRTPINNLMGKAQVTLSRERTTEEYKDVLVSCTEELERVARIVSDMLFLAQVSHPSALAPFEAVALEVEVAKVAEMFSLSAQDKQIHLNVLGSASVLGDRLMIQRAISNLLSNALRHCPNGKTVTLLIEQSAAQASLLVSNPGAGIEAQHLPHLFDRFYRVDSSRSRSQGSTGLGLAIVRSIMSLHQGVAEVKSLPGAMTVFRLGFPAVPPMAPSLAGKLPQ, from the coding sequence ATGAAGCCTTCCAGCCTGTCGATGCGCTTGGGTTTGACAGTGAGTGTTCTCGGCGCGCTGCTGGTGGTGTTCCTCGCGATCCTTGCCTATTTCGCGTTGACCCATGAGCTGAATTCGCTTGCCAGAGACAGTCTGGAAAAGAAGATGGCGCAGGTGGAGCACAGCCTGTCGCTGTACGTCGATGCCAATGAAATCACCGGCAAGCCGCATATCCTTCTGGATCAGGTGATGGGCCATGACAACCTCACTTTGACGATTTATGACCGTTTGAATTTGCGCTCGCCGCTGCTCAAATCCGGTAGCGGTCTGACTGATCCACGGGTTGAATTGAAAGCAGTGCGCGCGACCACTGATCAACTGGCGTATTCCGACAGCCTGGATGCTGAAGGCGCGAAATTCCTCACCGTGTCCAAGCTGATTCGTCTCAAGGACAGCAGCAGCGTGCCGGTGCTGCTGTCCGTGGATAACGCCCACGATGAGGCCCTCCTCAGCGCCTACCTGCGCTCGACGCTGATTGCCTTGCCGTTGTTGCTGGTGTTTATCGGCCTCACTGCGTGGGGCGCGGTGCAGCGTGGTTTGGCGCCGCTGCGTGAGTTTCGCAAGGTGGCGGCGATGGTCTCGACCCAGGACCTGGAGCATCGATTGTCGGTGGTGAACATGCCTCAGGAACTGAGCGAACTGGCGCAAGGCATCAACTTCATGCTGCATCGACTCGATGCCGGGGTGCAGCAGTTGTCGCAGTTCTCCGATGACCTGGCGCATGAGCTGCGCACGCCGATCAACAATCTGATGGGCAAGGCGCAGGTGACCTTGTCCCGCGAACGCACGACCGAGGAATACAAGGACGTGCTGGTGTCCTGCACCGAGGAGTTGGAGCGCGTGGCGCGGATTGTTTCGGACATGCTGTTTCTGGCGCAGGTCAGTCATCCGTCGGCGCTGGCGCCGTTTGAAGCGGTGGCGCTAGAAGTTGAAGTGGCGAAGGTGGCGGAGATGTTTTCGTTGTCGGCGCAGGACAAGCAGATTCATTTGAATGTGCTTGGCAGTGCCTCGGTGCTGGGCGACCGGTTGATGATTCAGCGAGCGATTTCCAATCTGCTGTCCAACGCGTTGCGTCATTGCCCGAATGGGAAAACCGTGACGTTGCTGATTGAGCAGAGCGCAGCGCAGGCATCCCTGCTGGTCAGCAACCCCGGCGCCGGGATTGAAGCGCAGCATTTGCCACATCTGTTCGACCGCTTCTACCGCGTCGACAGCAGCCGCTCGCGCTCGCAGGGCAGCACCGGGTTGGGACTGGCCATCGTCCGTTCGATCATGAGCCTGCATCAGGGCGTGGCGGAGGTGAAGAGTTTGCCGGGTGCGATGACCGTGTTCCGGCTTGGGTTTCCTGCGGTGCCGCCAATGGCCCCATCGCTTGCAGGCAAGCTCCCACAGTGA
- a CDS encoding OprD family porin, with the protein MVNNSKMSISALAVVIGAGPSMVFAEDKPEGFVEGSSLTVLNRNLYFNRDHRNGQSSPTGNGYSEAWSHAVISKFESGFTQGTVGVGVDAFAMIGLKLDSGDGRNGGRSSFDVLPVNSDGEARDEYTKVGGAAKIRAFDTVVKVGDVFPANPVVAAGDSRLLPESFRGVTASNTSIEGLSVQGGRLHAMSQPVSSDMRENFATFYAGPVNSPWIAYGGGDYVLNKNLSFSLYSSRLKDAWNQYYAGTAWTYPLSDDLSLFGGLNYYKAVDEGKQLLGEFDNNIWSGRVGVKLGAHSVALSHQRNNGNDDFDYLRQSDSIFLDNSIQYSDFNSPKERSWMVRYDLDMSTYGVPGLSFMTRYARGTDADYSNANAVYMRRDAEGNPLTDQKRWERDFEVKYVVQSGSMKDLSLRLRQATTRATAFESDLDEVRVIVEYPLAIL; encoded by the coding sequence ATGGTTAACAATTCAAAAATGTCGATTTCCGCTTTAGCGGTGGTGATCGGCGCCGGGCCGTCCATGGTGTTTGCAGAAGACAAGCCTGAAGGCTTTGTCGAAGGCAGCAGCCTGACGGTGCTCAACCGCAACTTGTACTTCAATCGTGATCATCGCAACGGCCAGTCCAGCCCCACCGGCAACGGTTATTCCGAAGCCTGGTCGCACGCGGTGATCAGCAAGTTCGAATCCGGTTTCACCCAAGGCACCGTCGGGGTCGGTGTTGATGCGTTTGCGATGATCGGGCTAAAACTCGACAGCGGTGACGGCCGCAACGGTGGGCGCAGTTCGTTTGATGTTTTGCCGGTCAATAGTGATGGCGAGGCGCGGGACGAATACACCAAGGTTGGCGGCGCCGCGAAAATTCGGGCGTTCGATACGGTGGTCAAGGTTGGCGATGTGTTCCCGGCCAATCCGGTGGTTGCGGCGGGTGACTCGCGCCTGCTGCCGGAAAGCTTTCGCGGGGTGACGGCGAGCAACACCAGCATTGAAGGTTTATCGGTTCAGGGCGGTCGACTGCACGCGATGAGCCAACCGGTGTCCAGCGACATGCGCGAGAACTTCGCCACGTTCTACGCCGGGCCGGTCAATTCGCCGTGGATCGCGTATGGCGGCGGCGATTATGTGCTGAACAAAAACCTCAGTTTCAGCCTGTACTCCAGCCGTCTGAAGGATGCGTGGAATCAGTACTACGCAGGCACCGCTTGGACCTATCCGCTGTCCGATGACCTGTCGCTGTTCGGTGGTCTGAACTATTACAAGGCCGTCGATGAAGGCAAACAACTGCTCGGCGAGTTCGACAACAACATCTGGAGCGGCCGCGTTGGCGTCAAGCTTGGTGCCCACTCCGTCGCCCTCTCCCACCAGCGCAACAACGGTAATGACGACTTCGACTACCTGCGCCAGTCCGACTCGATCTTCCTCGACAACTCGATCCAGTACAGCGACTTCAACTCGCCGAAAGAACGTTCGTGGATGGTGCGCTATGACCTCGACATGAGCACCTATGGCGTACCGGGTCTGTCGTTCATGACCCGTTACGCACGCGGTACCGACGCCGACTATTCCAACGCCAACGCCGTGTACATGCGCCGCGATGCCGAGGGCAATCCGCTGACAGATCAGAAACGTTGGGAGCGCGATTTCGAAGTCAAATACGTAGTGCAAAGCGGTTCGATGAAAGACTTGTCACTACGCTTGCGCCAGGCCACCACCCGCGCCACGGCGTTCGAGTCGGATCTGGATGAAGTTCGGGTGATTGTCGAGTATCCGTTGGCGATTCTTTGA
- a CDS encoding CusA/CzcA family heavy metal efflux RND transporter, translating to MFERLIQFAIEQRIIVLLAVLLMAGLGIASYQKLPIDAVPDITNVQVQINTGAAGFSPLETEQRITFPIETAMAGLPALEQTRSLSRSGLSQVTVIFKDGTDLFFARQLVNERLQIAKEQLPEGAEAVMGPISTGLGEIFLWTVEAKEGALKDDGSAYTPTDLRVIQDWIIKPQLRNVPGVAEINTIGGFAKEYQIAPDPKRLAAYKLTLTDLVTALERNNANVGAGYIERSGEQLLIRAPGQVASTEDIANIVMANVDGTPIRVKNVATVEIGRELRSGAATENGREVVLGTVFMLIGENSRTVSQAVASKLEQINKSLPQGVIAVPVYDRTHLVDKAIATVKKNLIEGAILVIAILFLFLGNIRAALITAMVIPLSMLFTFTGMFSNKVSANLMSLGALDFGIIVDGAVVIVENTLRRLAHAQQHHGRLLTRAERFKEVFAAAKEARRPLIFGQLIIMVVYLPIFALSGVEGKMFHPMAFTVVIALLGAMLLSVTFVPAAIALFVTGKVKEEEGAVMRGARRVYAPALAWVMSHRAVAVGAALGVIVLSGVLTSRMGSEFVPSLSEGDFALQALRVPGTSLTQSVDMQLRLETLILAKVPEVERVFARTGTAEIASDPMPPNISDSYVMLKPKDQWPDPGKSRETLMAELQAAAATLPGSNYELSQPIQLRFNELISGVRSDVAVKVFGDDMDVLNATAAKIAAAMQKVNGASEVKVEQTTGLPVLTINIDRDKAARYGLNVGDVQDTIAVAVGGRKAGTLYEGDRRFDMVVRLSDAMRKDIEGLSALLIPVPAPLNAAANQIGFIALQDVASLDLVLGPNQVSRENGKRLVIVSANVRGRDIGSFVSEAGEVIERDVQVPAGYWTSWGGQFEQLQSAAKRLQIVVPVALLLVFGLLFMMFNNLKDGLLVFTGIPFALTGGVMALWLRDIPLSISAGVGFIALSGVAVLNGLVMIAFIHNLREEGRSLSDAIHEGALTRLRPVLMTALVASLGFIPMALATGTGAEVQRPLATVVIGGILSSTILTLLILPALYQLAHRRDEDAVPSE from the coding sequence ATGTTCGAACGCCTGATCCAGTTTGCCATCGAGCAACGCATCATCGTGCTGCTCGCCGTTCTGCTCATGGCCGGCCTCGGCATCGCCAGTTATCAAAAACTGCCGATCGACGCCGTACCCGACATCACCAACGTCCAAGTGCAGATCAACACCGGCGCCGCCGGGTTCTCGCCGCTGGAAACCGAACAGCGCATCACCTTCCCGATTGAAACCGCGATGGCCGGTTTGCCAGCACTGGAGCAGACCCGTTCGTTGTCGCGCTCGGGGCTGTCGCAAGTGACGGTGATCTTCAAGGACGGCACCGACCTGTTCTTCGCCCGCCAACTGGTCAACGAGCGTTTACAGATCGCCAAGGAGCAATTGCCCGAAGGCGCGGAGGCGGTGATGGGGCCGATTTCCACCGGTCTCGGCGAGATCTTTTTGTGGACGGTCGAGGCGAAGGAGGGCGCGCTCAAGGACGATGGCAGTGCGTACACACCGACCGATCTGCGGGTGATTCAGGACTGGATCATCAAGCCGCAATTGCGCAACGTACCCGGTGTCGCCGAGATCAACACCATCGGCGGCTTCGCCAAGGAATACCAGATTGCGCCGGACCCGAAACGCCTGGCCGCGTACAAGCTGACCCTCACCGATCTGGTCACCGCGCTGGAGCGCAACAACGCCAACGTCGGCGCCGGTTACATCGAGCGCAGCGGCGAGCAATTGCTGATCCGCGCGCCGGGGCAAGTGGCGAGTACCGAGGACATCGCCAACATCGTCATGGCCAATGTCGACGGCACGCCGATCCGGGTGAAGAACGTCGCCACCGTGGAAATCGGCCGCGAATTACGCAGCGGTGCGGCCACGGAAAACGGTCGCGAAGTGGTGCTCGGCACGGTGTTTATGTTGATCGGCGAGAACAGCCGCACGGTCTCGCAAGCGGTGGCCAGCAAGCTCGAACAGATCAACAAATCCTTGCCGCAAGGCGTGATCGCCGTGCCGGTGTACGACCGCACGCACCTGGTCGATAAGGCCATCGCCACGGTGAAAAAGAACCTCATCGAAGGCGCGATTCTGGTGATCGCGATTCTGTTCCTGTTCCTCGGCAACATCCGCGCGGCGCTGATTACCGCGATGGTGATTCCGCTGTCGATGCTGTTCACTTTCACCGGGATGTTCAGCAACAAGGTCAGCGCCAACCTGATGAGCCTCGGCGCGCTCGACTTCGGCATTATCGTCGACGGCGCGGTGGTGATCGTCGAAAACACCCTGCGTCGACTGGCCCATGCGCAGCAGCATCACGGCCGTTTGCTGACTCGCGCCGAGCGTTTCAAGGAAGTCTTTGCCGCAGCGAAAGAGGCGCGGCGGCCGCTGATTTTCGGGCAGTTGATCATCATGGTCGTGTACCTGCCGATTTTCGCCTTGAGCGGCGTCGAAGGGAAAATGTTCCACCCGATGGCGTTCACCGTGGTGATTGCGTTGCTTGGCGCGATGCTGTTGTCGGTGACCTTTGTACCGGCGGCGATTGCGTTGTTCGTCACGGGCAAGGTCAAGGAAGAAGAGGGCGCGGTGATGCGCGGCGCCCGTCGCGTGTATGCGCCGGCGCTGGCCTGGGTCATGTCCCATCGCGCGGTGGCCGTGGGCGCTGCGTTGGGCGTGATCGTGCTCAGCGGTGTGCTCACCAGTCGTATGGGCAGCGAGTTTGTGCCGAGCCTCAGCGAAGGGGATTTTGCTTTGCAAGCGTTGCGCGTGCCGGGCACCAGCCTGACGCAATCGGTGGACATGCAGCTGCGGCTGGAAACGCTGATTCTGGCGAAGGTGCCGGAAGTCGAGCGCGTGTTTGCCCGCACAGGCACGGCCGAAATCGCCTCGGATCCGATGCCGCCGAACATCTCTGACAGCTACGTGATGCTCAAACCCAAGGACCAGTGGCCGGACCCAGGCAAGTCCCGCGAAACCCTGATGGCCGAACTGCAAGCCGCCGCCGCGACGCTGCCGGGCAGCAACTATGAACTGTCGCAGCCGATTCAATTGCGTTTCAACGAACTGATTTCCGGCGTGCGCAGCGATGTCGCGGTGAAGGTATTCGGCGATGACATGGACGTGCTCAATGCCACCGCTGCGAAAATTGCCGCAGCGATGCAGAAGGTCAACGGCGCATCCGAGGTGAAAGTCGAACAGACCACCGGCTTGCCGGTGCTGACCATCAACATTGATCGCGACAAAGCGGCGCGTTACGGGCTCAACGTCGGTGATGTGCAGGACACCATTGCCGTTGCAGTCGGCGGGCGTAAGGCCGGGACGTTGTATGAGGGTGATCGGCGTTTTGACATGGTTGTGCGTTTGTCCGATGCCATGCGCAAGGACATCGAGGGGCTGTCGGCGCTGCTGATTCCAGTGCCGGCGCCTCTGAATGCAGCGGCCAATCAGATCGGTTTCATCGCGCTGCAAGACGTCGCCAGCCTCGATTTGGTGCTTGGGCCGAATCAGGTCAGCCGCGAGAACGGCAAGCGTCTGGTGATCGTCAGCGCCAACGTGCGTGGGCGTGACATTGGCTCGTTCGTCAGCGAGGCCGGTGAGGTGATCGAGCGTGATGTGCAAGTCCCGGCCGGTTACTGGACCAGTTGGGGCGGGCAGTTCGAGCAACTGCAATCGGCGGCCAAGCGCTTGCAGATCGTGGTGCCGGTGGCGCTGCTGCTGGTGTTCGGGTTGTTGTTCATGATGTTCAACAACCTGAAGGACGGCTTGCTGGTGTTTACCGGGATTCCGTTTGCCTTGACCGGTGGGGTCATGGCGCTGTGGCTGCGCGATATTCCGTTGTCGATTTCGGCGGGGGTCGGGTTTATCGCGTTGTCCGGGGTGGCGGTGTTGAACGGCTTGGTGATGATTGCGTTTATTCATAATTTGCGTGAGGAGGGGCGGTCGCTGTCCGATGCCATTCACGAAGGTGCGCTGACGCGTTTGCGGCCGGTGTTGATGACGGCGTTGGTGGCGTCGCTGGGATTTATTCCGATGGCCCTCGCAACCGGCACCGGCGCTGAAGTGCAACGGCCACTGGCAACCGTGGTGATCGGCGGGATTTTGTCTTCCACGATCCTGACGTTGCTGATCTTGCCGGCTCTCTACCAACTCGCCCATCGCCGGGATGAGGACGCGGTTCCATCTGAATAG
- a CDS encoding efflux RND transporter periplasmic adaptor subunit gives MDQKLMVVAVATLALGIGIGSMWAGDASIDAHADEAAEHADHAEEGAAAEGEHGEEGHIELSAEQITAAGIQLAEAKPQNISRGLPFPGEVRFDEDRTAHVVPRVPGVVEAVAVNLGQTVKKGQLLAVIASQQISDQRSEQAAAQRRLALARTTYEREKKLWQDKISAEQDFLQARQALQEAEIAVSNAQQKISVLSGSVVATGGNRYELRAPFDGVVVEKHLTPGEVVDETTAAFTLSDLSRVWVTFGVSPKDLNKVQVGKAVTVSAPELNAEVVGSVAYVGSLLGEQTRTATVRVTLENPQGSWRPGLFVTALVATDSREAKVAVPESAIQTVEDKSTVFVRTDDGFEARAVELGSRAGGHVEITQGLEPGAQVASAGSFVLKSELGKASAEHSH, from the coding sequence ATGGATCAAAAACTGATGGTGGTCGCGGTGGCGACGTTGGCGCTGGGCATTGGTATCGGCTCGATGTGGGCGGGCGATGCAAGCATCGATGCCCATGCCGATGAAGCAGCCGAACATGCCGATCACGCCGAAGAAGGTGCCGCCGCCGAAGGCGAGCATGGCGAAGAAGGGCACATTGAGTTGAGCGCCGAACAAATCACCGCTGCCGGTATTCAACTCGCCGAAGCAAAGCCGCAAAACATCAGCCGCGGTCTGCCATTCCCCGGCGAAGTGCGCTTCGACGAAGACCGCACCGCCCACGTCGTGCCGCGCGTGCCGGGTGTGGTCGAGGCGGTGGCGGTCAACCTCGGGCAAACGGTGAAGAAGGGCCAGTTGCTGGCGGTGATCGCCAGTCAGCAGATCTCCGATCAACGCAGCGAGCAGGCCGCCGCGCAGCGCCGTTTGGCCTTGGCGCGCACCACCTACGAGCGCGAGAAAAAACTCTGGCAGGACAAAATCTCGGCCGAGCAGGATTTCCTCCAGGCGCGCCAGGCACTGCAAGAGGCAGAAATTGCCGTGAGCAATGCGCAGCAAAAGATCAGCGTACTCAGCGGCAGCGTGGTCGCCACCGGCGGCAACCGCTACGAATTGCGCGCGCCGTTCGACGGCGTGGTGGTGGAAAAACACCTGACGCCGGGGGAAGTCGTTGATGAAACCACGGCGGCATTCACGCTCTCGGATCTGTCGCGAGTGTGGGTGACGTTCGGCGTGTCACCGAAGGATCTGAACAAGGTTCAAGTAGGCAAAGCGGTCACCGTCAGCGCCCCGGAGTTGAACGCAGAAGTGGTCGGCAGCGTGGCTTACGTCGGCAGCCTGCTCGGCGAACAAACCCGCACCGCGACCGTCCGCGTCACCCTGGAAAACCCGCAAGGCTCATGGCGCCCCGGTCTGTTCGTCACCGCGCTGGTCGCCACTGACAGCCGCGAAGCGAAAGTCGCCGTACCGGAATCTGCGATCCAGACCGTCGAGGACAAATCCACGGTGTTCGTGCGTACCGACGATGGCTTCGAAGCGCGCGCAGTAGAGCTGGGCAGTCGCGCAGGCGGCCATGTGGAAATCACTCAAGGCCTGGAACCGGGCGCGCAAGTCGCCAGCGCCGGCAGCTTCGTCCTCAAGTCGGAGCTGGGCAAAGCCTCAGCCGAGCATAGTCATTAA
- a CDS encoding TolC family protein, whose translation MPGLIKLTARSRLKKTASGILLLACTGLANAAPLTLEQALQSAFAGNPDLAAVQWEIGIAQGERQQAGLIPNPEVSWEAEDTRRDSRTTTVMLSQPIELGGKRGARIDVASRAQDAVGIELERKRNALRADVIQAFNSAQTAQQRLQLSRQSLQLAEHGVRVAQGRIEAGKSSPVEGTRAQVQLSEVRLELSRAERDQATAYQQLAQVMGAPLPTSTKVQAPTQSMPAVPPTTRLLERLNETAELRLAKLQIDQREASLGLEKSQRIPDLTVSIGSQYSETERERVNVVGLSMPIPLFNRNQGNVLAAARRTDQARDLRNATELRLRTEIQTSLEQWQTANGEVKAFNQTILPAAQSAVDSATRGFEMGKFGFLDVLDAQRTLISARSQYIQAVSEATDARVRIERIFGDLSVSP comes from the coding sequence TTGCCCGGTTTAATAAAACTGACGGCGCGATCACGCCTGAAAAAAACCGCCAGCGGCATCCTGTTGCTGGCCTGTACCGGCCTCGCGAACGCGGCGCCCCTGACGCTGGAGCAAGCCCTGCAAAGTGCCTTCGCCGGCAACCCGGACCTGGCCGCTGTGCAGTGGGAAATCGGCATCGCTCAAGGCGAGCGTCAGCAAGCCGGGCTGATCCCCAATCCCGAAGTGTCGTGGGAGGCTGAAGACACTCGCCGCGATTCGCGCACAACCACGGTGATGCTCAGTCAGCCGATCGAACTGGGCGGCAAACGCGGCGCGCGGATCGATGTCGCCAGCCGCGCGCAGGACGCTGTCGGCATCGAACTGGAGCGCAAGCGCAATGCCTTGCGTGCAGACGTCATTCAGGCGTTCAACAGCGCGCAAACCGCGCAGCAACGCTTGCAGCTGTCGCGGCAATCCCTGCAATTGGCCGAGCACGGTGTGCGCGTGGCGCAAGGGCGCATCGAAGCAGGCAAATCATCACCGGTCGAAGGCACGCGGGCGCAAGTGCAGCTCTCGGAAGTGCGCCTTGAACTGAGCCGGGCAGAACGCGATCAGGCCACCGCGTACCAACAATTGGCGCAAGTCATGGGCGCGCCGTTGCCGACGTCGACCAAGGTGCAGGCACCCACGCAAAGCATGCCGGCCGTTCCACCAACGACAAGATTGCTCGAGCGTCTGAACGAGACTGCCGAACTGCGTCTGGCCAAACTGCAGATCGATCAACGCGAAGCGTCATTGGGCCTGGAAAAATCCCAGCGCATTCCCGACCTGACCGTGAGCATCGGCAGCCAGTACAGCGAAACCGAGCGCGAGCGGGTCAACGTGGTCGGGCTGTCGATGCCGATTCCGCTGTTCAACCGCAATCAGGGCAACGTACTCGCCGCAGCGCGCCGAACCGATCAGGCGCGGGATCTGCGCAACGCCACCGAGCTGCGTTTGCGCACGGAAATCCAGACCAGTCTCGAGCAATGGCAGACCGCCAATGGCGAGGTAAAGGCATTCAACCAGACCATCCTGCCTGCGGCGCAAAGTGCGGTCGACAGCGCCACCCGTGGTTTCGAAATGGGTAAGTTCGGCTTCCTCGATGTGCTCGATGCGCAACGCACTTTGATCAGCGCCCGTAGCCAGTACATCCAGGCAGTCAGCGAAGCGACCGATGCCCGCGTACGCATTGAACGGATCTTCGGCGACCTCAGCGTCAGCCCTTGA
- a CDS encoding co-regulatory protein PtrA N-terminal domain-containing protein, producing the protein MKLAQLSTFAAALAISSVALAEGGGDRTFERMMTSNDRSMELFVAKEKAAGNPVVVNDKKDDKTRDL; encoded by the coding sequence ATGAAACTTGCCCAACTCAGTACTTTCGCAGCCGCTCTGGCGATCTCTTCCGTGGCCCTGGCCGAAGGCGGCGGCGACCGCACTTTCGAGCGGATGATGACCAGCAACGACCGCTCCATGGAGCTGTTCGTGGCCAAGGAAAAAGCCGCCGGTAACCCGGTCGTCGTCAACGACAAGAAAGATGACAAGACCCGCGATCTGTAA
- a CDS encoding heavy metal response regulator transcription factor: protein MRILVVEDELKAAEYLHQGLTESGYVVDHAATGADGLHLAQQQTYDLIILDVNLPELDGWGVLEQLRRTHSTRVMMLTARGRLADKIRGLDLGADDYLVKPFEFPELLARVRTLMRRSENIPVPQVLKVADLELDPGRHRAFRGAQRIDLTTKEFALLHLLMRQSGEVLTRTQIISLVWDMNFDCDTNVVEVSIRRLRAKIDDPFDSKLIHTLRGVGYVLEARE from the coding sequence ATGCGAATCCTTGTCGTCGAGGACGAGCTTAAAGCTGCCGAATACTTGCATCAGGGTTTGACCGAAAGTGGTTATGTCGTTGACCACGCCGCCACCGGTGCCGATGGCCTGCACCTGGCGCAACAGCAGACCTATGACCTGATTATTCTCGACGTAAACCTGCCGGAACTGGATGGCTGGGGTGTGCTGGAACAGTTGCGTCGCACTCATTCCACACGAGTGATGATGCTCACCGCGCGCGGGCGTTTGGCCGACAAGATTCGCGGCCTCGATCTGGGCGCCGACGATTATCTGGTCAAGCCGTTCGAGTTCCCCGAACTGCTGGCGCGGGTGCGCACATTGATGCGCCGCAGCGAAAACATCCCGGTGCCGCAGGTGCTGAAAGTGGCTGATCTGGAGCTCGATCCGGGCCGCCATCGCGCGTTTCGTGGTGCGCAGCGTATTGACCTGACCACCAAGGAATTCGCCCTGCTGCATCTGCTGATGCGCCAGTCCGGCGAAGTGCTGACGCGCACACAAATCATCTCGTTGGTGTGGGACATGAATTTCGATTGCGACACCAACGTGGTCGAAGTGTCGATCCGCCGCTTGCGGGCGAAGATCGACGACCCTTTCGACAGCAAGTTGATCCACACCCTGCGCGGTGTCGGCTATGTGCTGGAGGCGCGGGAATGA
- a CDS encoding DUF2790 domain-containing protein, with product MKVLKLIAFAAVMAMSVNVLAEGGGDRTFERALSANSKAMEQYAANQGKAAPVVKDYEYGMKLDVVKVVSVVKPQPACKVVPTAMTYEDSKGQLNTIKYNVMGVCRNGGS from the coding sequence ATGAAAGTACTCAAGTTGATCGCATTCGCCGCTGTCATGGCGATGTCTGTGAATGTGCTGGCCGAAGGCGGTGGTGACCGCACTTTTGAACGCGCGCTCAGCGCCAACAGCAAAGCCATGGAACAGTACGCCGCCAACCAGGGCAAAGCGGCGCCGGTGGTGAAGGATTACGAATACGGAATGAAGCTGGACGTGGTCAAAGTGGTGAGCGTGGTCAAGCCACAGCCTGCGTGCAAAGTGGTGCCCACCGCGATGACCTATGAGGACTCCAAAGGTCAGCTCAATACCATCAAGTACAACGTGATGGGCGTGTGTCGAAACGGCGGAAGCTGA
- a CDS encoding DUF6124 family protein: MKKPTPNPPEADAIPDANSTSPYVSIETRKLHEAADRALDFYLKPSAAIMSAPYIPNQMFLVNPKADTESLLANASESLASATVMLGDFAALLGGTHRKTLLGIAQVVMLGELAVNKALDNVDPNA; encoded by the coding sequence ATGAAAAAGCCAACACCCAATCCCCCCGAAGCAGACGCAATCCCCGACGCCAACTCAACATCCCCCTACGTCTCCATTGAGACTAGAAAACTCCACGAAGCCGCCGACCGCGCCCTCGACTTCTACCTCAAACCGTCGGCCGCCATCATGTCCGCACCGTACATCCCCAACCAGATGTTCCTGGTCAATCCCAAAGCCGACACCGAATCATTACTGGCCAACGCCAGCGAATCCCTGGCCTCGGCCACGGTAATGCTCGGTGACTTCGCCGCGCTGCTAGGCGGCACCCATCGCAAGACCCTGCTCGGTATCGCGCAGGTGGTCATGCTTGGCGAACTGGCGGTGAACAAGGCGCTGGATAACGTAGATCCAAACGCGTAG